A genome region from Bacillaceae bacterium IKA-2 includes the following:
- a CDS encoding DUF1146 family protein — MLEPFGQQALVSILVNIMFITIIWWALQAFRFEVLVKNPKGPHGLVLKIVITIALTHLVSSFFLDYLNWSKMLRFLF, encoded by the coding sequence ATGCTTGAACCATTCGGGCAGCAAGCCCTAGTCTCGATCCTAGTTAATATTATGTTCATCACCATTATTTGGTGGGCCCTTCAAGCGTTTCGTTTTGAAGTCCTTGTAAAAAATCCAAAAGGACCTCATGGGCTCGTTTTAAAAATCGTTATAACAATTGCTTTAACTCATTTAGTAAGTAGCTTTTTCTTAGATTATTTAAACTGGTCAAAAATGCTACGCTTTCTTTTTTAA